The DNA sequence ATGCAGGCCATGCACAGGTGAGGTTggcattcccaaaattcccaaagtttttctgggatttctcaAGGTTTTGTGGAATTTGGCGTGAAAACGGCGCAAAAACGACACAAAAATGACTTCAAACTGGGTGAAAATGGCCCCAAATCCagtggaattcctggaattcctgctcagGATCCAGGCCATGCACAGGTGGGGTTGAAATGCCCAAAATTCCGAaagtttttctgggatttcccaaggatttgtgggatttggggtgaaaatggcGCGAAAATGGCGcgaaaatgacagaaaaatgtggCAAAAATGGATTAAAAGTGGGGGAAAACGGCCCCAAATCCAGTGCAgttcctggaattcctgctcagGATCCAGGCCATGCACAGGTGAGGTTgacattcccaaaattcccagtttttctgggatttctcaaagttttgtgggatttggcGCAAAAACGGCGCAAAAATGGCGCGAAAACGGCACAAAAATGGGGCAAAAATTGCTTAAAAGTGGGAGAACAGTGCCCCAAATCCAGAgcaattcctggaattcctgctcagGATCCAGACCATGCACAGGTGggctcagaattcccagaattcccaagattttctgggatttctcaaggttttgtgggatttggcGCGAAAACGGCGCAAAAACGGCGcgaaaacagcacaaaaatggGGCAAAAATTGCTTAAAAGTGGGAGAAAAGTGCCCCAAATCCAGTgcaattcctggaattcctgctcagGATCCAGGCCATGCACAGGTGAGGTTgacattcccaaaattcccaaagtttttctgggatttctcaAGATTTTGTGGAATTTGGTGCAAAAACGGCGCGAGAACGACAGAAAAATGGGGCAAAAATTGATTATAAGTGGGGGAAAACGGCCCCAAATCCagtggaattcctggaattcctgctcaAGATGCAGGCCATGCACAGGTGGggtcagaattcccaaaattcccaaagtttttctgggatttcccaAGGTTTTGTGGGATTCGGTGCAAAAACTACACAAAAACGGCACAAAAATGGCTTCAAAGTGAGGGAAACTGGCCCCCAATCCAGTgcaattcctggaattcctgctcagGATTCAGGCCATGCACAGGTGGggtcagaattcccaaaattcccaaagtttttctgggattttccaagGTTATGTGGGATTTGGCGTGAAAATGGCGCGAAAACGACAGAAAAATGGGGCAAAAATGGCTTCAAAGTGGGGGaaaacagccccaaatccagTGAAGTTCCTGGAATTCCTGATCAGGATCCAGGCCATGCACAGGTGGGcttgaaattcccaaaattcccaaagtttttccaggatttcccaAGGTTTTGTGGCATTTGGCACGAAAACGGTgcaaaaacaacacaaaaatgtgGCAAAAATGGCTTCAAAGTGGGAGAAAACGGCCCCAAATCCAGTgcaattcctggaattcctgctcagGATGCAGGCCATGCACAGGTGGgcttggaattcccaaaattcccaaagtttttctgggatttcccgaggttttgtgggatttggcGCAAAAATGGCGCAAAAATGGCGCGAAAACGGCACAAAAATGGGGCAAAAATTGCTTAAAAGTGGGAGAAAAGTGCCCCAAATCCAGTgcaattcctggaattcctgctcagGATCCAGACCATGCACAGGTGAGGTTGacaatcccaaaattcccagtttttctgggatttctcaaggttttgtgggatttggcGCAAAAACGACGCAAAAACGACAcaaaaatggcttcaaactgggAGAAAACGGCCCCAAATCCagtggaattcctggaattcctgctcagGATCCAGGCCATGCACAGGTGGGGTCAGAATTCCCGGGATTCCCAaagtttttctgggatttcccaaggttttgtgggatttggggtgaaaatggcacaaaaatgacacaaaaatagGGCAAAAATGGATTAAAAGTGGGAGAAAACAGCCCCAAATGCagtggaattcctggaattcctacTCAGGATGCAGGCCATGCACAGGTGGgcttggaattcccaaaattcccaaagtttttctgggatttcccaaggttttgtgggatttggcGCGAAAACAGCGCAAAAACGGCGCGAAAACGACAGAAAATGGGGCAAAAATGGATTAAAAGTGGGAGAAAACGGCCCCAAATCCAgtaaaattcctggaattcctgctcagGATGCAGGCCATGCACAGGTGGGGtcggaattcccaaaattcccaaagtttttctgggatttcccaaggttttgtgggatttggcGCGAAAACGACACAAAAATGGGGCCAAAATCGCTTAAAAGTGGGAGAAAAGTGCCCCAAATCCAGTgcaattcctggaattcctgatCAGGATCCAGGCCATGCACAGGTGGGcttgaaattcccaaaattcccaaagtttttccaggatttcccaAGGTTTTGTGGCATTTGGCACGAAAACGGTgcaaaaacaacacaaaaatggGGCAAAAATGGCTTCAAAGTGGGAGAAAAAGGCCCCAAATCCagtggaattcctggaattcctgctcagGATGCAGGCCATGCACAGGTGGGCtcagaattcctggaattcccaaagtttttctgggatttcccaaggttttgtgggatttgggacaaaAATGGCTTCAAAATGGCCCAAAATGAGACccttatttttcctattttctcctaaaatcccattatttttccacattattcctgttttttttcctttaaaatcccattattttttgagacttttttttgttcttttccattaaaatcccattatttttccatatttttttctgttattttccattaaaatcccattatttttccagatTCCTTCTCCTgttattttcccccaaaatcctgttacttttcccatttttcatcccattcttttctcctgaaatcccaattttttcccaggtatttttcctattttcccccaaattcaaacaattttccctgatatttttcctgttattttcccctgaaacccccttttttatattttcccctaaaatgctgttacttttcccatttttcatcccattatttttccctaaaatcccattatttttccagatttttttcctgtttttttccaaaaatatcccattattttttcaagattttttcctgttattttccaaaagaaatcccattattttttgagatttttttcctgttattttccaaaaaaatcccattattttttccagatttttttctcattgcttCCCCATAAAATCCcgttatttttccttttatttcccattatttttccctaaaatcccattatttttccaggttttttcccattatttttcctgtccttttccccatttttcccattatttttcctgttatttcccgttattttttcattacttttccCCATTCTTTTTGCGTCATTTCCCCGttatttccccattatttccaGTTGCATTTCCAGTAATTTCCTGACTATTTCCAGTTCCATTTCCTGTTTCATTTCCGGTCAGGACCCGGCCGCGTTCAGcaggggaggggtttgggatcGTGTTATTTCCTGTTCCATTTCCAGTTCCATTTCCTATCCCTTTTCCTGTCCCATTTCCTGTTATTTCTTGTCCCATTTCCTGtttaatttctccattttgtgtttaatttccCGTTATTTCCTGTTCCATTTCCGGTTCCATTTCCTGtttaatttcccattatttcctgTCCCATTTCGTGTTtcatttcccattatttcctgTCCCAtttcctgttatttcctgtCCCATTTCCTGTTTAATTTCCCGTTATTTCCTGTTCCATTTCCTGTTccatttcctgttttatttcccattatttcctgTCCCATTTCCAGTTtcatttcctgttttatttactGTTATTTCCTGTCCCATTTCCTGTCCCATTTCCTATttcatttctccatttcctgtcccatttcctgtttcatttcccattatttcctgTCTCATTTCCTGATGCATTTCCTGTttaatttctccatttcctgTTTAATGTCTCCATTTCCTGTTCCATTTCCTGTTtcatttcccattatttcctgTCCCATTTCCTGTTTAATGTCTCCATTTCCTGTTCCATTTCCTGTttcatttctccatttcctgtTTAATGTCTCCATTTCCTGTCCCGTTCCCGCTCAGGGCCCAGCGCGTGCGGAAGCCGGCGGCCGAGTCGGACCCGGCCGCGTTCAGCGGCGGCGAGGAGGGCCTGGAGGCTCTGGGGACgccgccggagccgccggggcccAGCCGCAAACGCTCCCGCGCCTCCGACGACTCCGGGCCCGACGCCGAGGCCGAGGCGGCGCCGgaaggggcggggccgggcgggggcggggccgccccgggggggaggggcagcccGGAAGCGGAGGCGGAAGCGGGAAGCAGTGAGATCGAGCTCGTCTTCCGGCCACACCCCCTGCTGGTGGAGAAGGGGGAGTACTCCCAGACACGGTGAGTGGCCTTCGTCAGCATCGTCCTCCTCTGTCTGTTCCACTTCCTGTTCCGCTTCCTGTTCCACTTCCTGTCCTTGTTCCACTTCCTGTTccgctccctgtccctgttccacTTCTTGTTTCTGTTCTacttcctgtccctgttccacTTCCTGTTCCACTACCTGTACTTGTTTCACTTCCTGTTCCGCTTCCTCTCCTTGTTCCACTTCCTGTTCCGCTTCTTCTCCTTGTTCCACTTCCTGTTCCgcttcctgtccctgttccgCTTCCTGTTCCGCTTCCTCTCCTTGTTCCACTTCCTGTTCTGCTTCCTCGTCTTCCGCTTCCTGTTCCGGTTCCTCTCcttgtttctgttctgcttcCTGTTCCTCTTCCTGTCCTTGTTCCACTTCCTGTTCCATTTCCTCTTCTTGTTCCTGTTCTGCTTCCTCTCTTTGTTCCacttcctgtccctgttccacTTCCTGTTCCAGTTCCTCTTCTCTTTCGACTTCCTGTTCTGCTTCTTGTTCTTGTTTCACTTTCTGTTCCTGTTCCACTTCCTGTTTCTGTTCTACTTCGTGTTCCTGTTCCACTTCAGGTCCCTGTTCCCCTTCCTGTTCCGGTTCCACTTCCTCTCTTTGTTCCACTTCCGGTTCTGGTTCCTCTTCTTGTTCCACTTCCTCTTCTTGTTCCACTTCCTGTTCCTGTTTTacttcctgtccctgttccacTTCTTGTTCCACTTCCTCTACTTTTTCCACTTCCTCTCCTTGTTCCACTTCCTGTTCCGGTTCCActtcctgtcccagccccgcCCCCTGCTGGTGGAGATGGGGCAACCTTCATCgtcattgtcatcatcatcttcctcttcctcttcctcctccgtGGATTTCCCCGTGGATCTCTCCTGGTTTTCACTGCGGAATTCCGTCCCAGCCCCGTTCCcgttggaattttggggttttttttcccccaattttcccactcttttttcccccatatttttcCCACCCAGAATTCCCgttttcccatggattttccccgttttttccccGCCAGGTTCGTTAAAACCACCTCCAACGCCACGGTGGATCACCTGTCCAAGTACCTGGCGCTGCGCATCGCCCTGGAggaggccccgccccccgggCCTGACCCCGCCCCCTCCCTCAGTGACGTCAGCGAGAAGCAGTACACCATCTACACCACCACTTCCGGGGGCGCCTTCACGGTAACTTCCTGCCAAACCCGGAAGTGAACCGGAAATGGGGTGGGAGGGCCTTGGGCGGCATCGCCACCATCACTTCCGGTGGTGACATCAAGGGAACTTCCTGCCAAACCCGGAAGTGAACCGGAAATGGGGTGGGAGGGGCTTCAGCAGCATTGCTGCCATCACTTCCGGTGGTGAAATAATGGGGACTTCCTGCCAAACCCCAAAGTGAACCGGAAATGGGGTGGGCAGAGCTTGGGCTGCATTGCCGTCATCACTTCCGGTGGTGACATAATGGGAACTTCCTGCCGAACCCAGAAGTGAACCGGAAATGGGGTGGGAGGGGCTCGGACGGTATCGCCACCATCACTTCCGGTGGCGCCATCATGGGAACTTCTGGCTGAAGTTTCCCCCagtttttggggggaattttgggggttttgggtggggttttttggggggggaattttgggaggttCTTGGAATTTTGGGGCGGAATTTTGgtagagttttttttttaatttttgggatttggggaggggttttttgggatttttgggacttttatggggtttttttgggggggggttggaagttttggggtgtttttttgggaggtttttgggggttttttgaggttttttggaggcggttctgggggttttttgggaggtttgtttggaggtttttggggttttttttgaaggttttttaaattttgttttttttctgggaggtttttttggaggttttttatttgggtttttttttggggaggttttttaaattttgtatttattttgggaggttttttagtggattttttgggagagtttttttgtttgggttgggttttttattaggaagcttttttgggggttttttgggaagttttttaaattttgttttatttttgggaggtttttctggaggttttttggggagggatttttggtttgtttttttgggggggttaaggttttctggggttttttggggttttttgggaggaggcttttttgggggtttttatgggaggttttttgggggttttttgtgaggtttttttttggggagaaggttttttgggagggtttttttttgttttttggggatttttttgggagggtttttttgcttggttttttttggaaggttttttgggatggtttttttttggtttgggttttttgggaggttttttgggagttttttttaatttgttttattttttggaggattttttagaggtttttgggagggttttttggtttggtttttttgggattttttttggaagggttttttttttggttttttggggaggaggttttttgggaggttttttttcttcgtttttgggagggtttttttgggtttttttgggagggtttttttctttgtttttgggaggtttttttggggttttttttgttattttcagtaACCATGACCCAAATTCTTTTGCCCCCAGCCCCTGAACGGGTCCCTGACGCTGGAATTGGTGAACGAGAAGTTCTGGAAGC is a window from the Catharus ustulatus isolate bCatUst1 unplaced genomic scaffold, bCatUst1.pri.v2 scaffold_93_arrow_ctg1, whole genome shotgun sequence genome containing:
- the RING1 gene encoding E3 ubiquitin-protein ligase RING1, with protein sequence MAAPASAQSASKTWELSLYELHRTPQEAIMDGTEIAVSPRSLHSELMCPICLDMLKNTMTTKECLHRFCSDCIVTALRSGNKECPTCRKKLVSKRSLRPDPNFDALISKIYPSRDEYEAHQDRVLAKLSRLHNQQALSSSIEEGLKMQAMHRAQRVRKPAAESDPAAFSGGEEGLEALGTPPEPPGPSRKRSRASDDSGPDAEAEAAPEGAGPGGGGAAPGGRGSPEAEAEAGSSEIELVFRPHPLLVEKGEYSQTRFVKTTSNATVDHLSKYLALRIALEEAPPPGPDPAPSLSDVSEKQYTIYTTTSGGAFTPLNGSLTLELVNEKFWKLSKPLELYYAPTKEQK